In Deinococcus maricopensis DSM 21211, one genomic interval encodes:
- a CDS encoding DUF4388 domain-containing protein, producing MTPSLNLETFDVLELLFMLAHHGRTGALRVDLPDGDAFWAYLEEGQLRHVERGAQSGGAALTALLADPRGQFQFLEGVTHPHPTLQTPVEAFVMEALRDLPAPDLRFDGVARLTAPDRVNAMALSLHERDVLRDIDAARPVGELIADPVARALLGRLARLGLLVPRRTRLARLLIGVTRSVEGVALIDEVILRRWREDVARHVARIEARRDDGTVLNFPVQGSTTAGTGLLLPPDLMLRHDLRAGEAVLVRPF from the coding sequence CGGGGCGCTGCGCGTGGACCTTCCGGACGGCGACGCCTTCTGGGCGTACCTGGAGGAGGGGCAGCTCCGCCATGTGGAGCGTGGCGCGCAGTCAGGTGGTGCCGCCCTGACGGCCCTCCTCGCGGACCCTCGCGGGCAGTTCCAGTTTCTGGAGGGGGTTACGCATCCGCACCCGACGCTGCAGACGCCCGTGGAGGCGTTCGTGATGGAGGCGTTGCGGGATCTGCCTGCACCGGACCTGCGGTTTGACGGGGTAGCGCGGCTGACTGCGCCGGACCGTGTGAACGCCATGGCGCTCAGCCTGCACGAACGCGACGTGCTGCGCGACATCGACGCGGCCCGGCCTGTGGGGGAACTCATCGCCGACCCGGTGGCTCGGGCCCTTCTGGGGCGTCTGGCGCGCCTGGGGCTGCTGGTGCCGCGCCGCACGCGGCTGGCGCGGCTGCTGATCGGCGTGACGCGCAGCGTGGAGGGCGTAGCCCTCATTGACGAGGTGATCCTTCGCCGCTGGCGCGAGGACGTGGCGCGGCATGTGGCCCGTATAGAGGCGCGGCGCGACGACGGAACGGTCCTCAATTTTCCGGTGCAGGGGAGCACGACTGCCGGGACGGGCCTGCTGCTGCCACCCGACCTGATGTTGCGGCATGATCTGCGGGCGGGCGAGGCGGTTCTCGTTCGGCCTTTCTGA